The Rhodospirillales bacterium DNA window GCTTCAAGGGCAATGAATACTGGCCGTCGATCACCTTCAACCGGGTGACAGGCGATGCTTTCGGCTGGCCCTATACGCATCTCGTGCACTGGAAATTCGAGGCGCGGGGTGTGATTGAGCTCAAATTCATTGATGATCGCGTGGTCACCGTGCGCATCGTCGGGCGCAATCTGCGCAAGGGCTTTGACATGATCCGCCGCCGCGAGGTCGGGGACGTGTACGAGCAGCATGTCGGCGAATTCGACGCCGAGGAAGCCGCCCCGTACATTGACAGCGTCACGGTACGCGAGGACGGCGGCGCGTAGGCGGCAGGCGGCCCCTTGCCACTGAGAAAACCTCTCAGGTTTGCCATGCGTGCGCGTTTGTGTTAGGATGTACACATGCGAACACAGATAGCGGCGGATAACCCATTGAACAGCACGACAATGACCGTGCGCCTCCCTTCTGAATTGAAGGAGGGGCTTAGCCGTCTGGCTGCCCGGACGCGGCGCAGCAAGTCTTTCCTCGCGGGTGAGGCGATTGCCGCTTACGTCGCGCGTGAACTGGAGATCATCGAGGGGATCGAACGCGGCCTGGATGACATGAAGGCCGGTCGGGTAGTGCCCCATGATGAGGCGATGCGCCGGATTCGGGCGGTAATCGAAAAGGCGCGGTGAGGCGGGTTGTCTGGTCGGACTCCGGCCTGGAGGAATTCAGCAGCGTCGTTGACTACATCGCGCGTGACAACCCTATCGCTGCCGTCGGCGTGGCTGATCGCCTTGAAGCGGCAGTGCTGGCGCTGGCCGAATTGCCGGTAGGCCGCAAGGGACGGGTTGCCGGAACCTACGAGAAACTCGTCAGCGGTCTGCCCTATATCATCGCCTACGCGCTCGGCGACGAGCCGCCGGAAGACGGCACACTTACCGTGCTGCGCATCATCCACGGCGCGCGCGACTGGCCTGAGGGAAGCTGGCCGGGCGGCTGAGCGACGCCTCTGCTCATGCCGCCTTCCGCTCTTCCGCAGCGCGGGTGATGCGGCGCTCCGCGACCGCGAAATGCTCCGGGTCAAGTTCCATGCCGACAAACCGCCGACCGCTCGCAATGGCGGCGACGCCCGTGGTTCCCGAACCGAGAAACGGATCAAGCACCACGGCTCCCGGCGCTGAGAACGCCTCAATCAACGGACGGATGACGCCGACCGCTTTCTGGGTCGGGTGCAGCATGTTGCCGGTGTAGGCCCAGGGCTGAACGTCATCAAAGGGCACGAGCGGCCGTGGCGGGCGGCCCTTGGCGAGCAGGAACGCCTGTTCGTGCCGGGCAGCGGTGTAGCCGCGCCGGGAGGCGTAGTTCTTCGGCCAGACGATATGGCCGACCGGCGTGAAGCCCGCCTCCTTCCAGGCGCGCATGAACTTCTCGACATGGCTCCAGCCATAAAACGACACGCAGAACGTGTCGGGCTTCAGCACGCGGTAGAGCTCACGGAAAGCGGGAGCGATCCAGTCGTCCTGATGGTCGTTCGCCACGCTGCGCCCGGAGCGGTCGCGGTAGCGGCAGACATAGGGCGGGTCGGTTACCACCAGGTCAATGCTCGCGGTGGCGACACCTCGCAGGAGGGCGGTGCAATCGCCCTGCATGAGTACCGGCTGGGCAGAGCCGATCTGCGAGCGCACCGCAGGCGCTTTCCGAGAGAAATCCCTCATGGTGGTGGGAGGAAGGGGGCCTAAGCCCCCTGGGACTCCCCCTCGGTCGCGCCCTCCTGACGCTCGATACCGCGCATGCTGATGTAGCTGCCGGGGGGCGGCGTCACATCGAACCTGAGGCTGAAACCCTTGCCGTCGCTGTGCGGCCAGGCGGCGCCGATCTCGATGCTGCGGGCGGTTTTGCCGTCCCTGCCCTTGATCTCGTAGTTGATGCGGTGGGTCGGGCGTTTGGTGGTGTTGTTCGTGCTCATAACTTTCTCCTTCGTTTAGGGTTTTTGTGCCGAAGCACGCCTGGTGCCCGGCCAGAGCCC harbors:
- a CDS encoding DNA methylase — encoded protein: MQGDCTALLRGVATASIDLVVTDPPYVCRYRDRSGRSVANDHQDDWIAPAFRELYRVLKPDTFCVSFYGWSHVEKFMRAWKEAGFTPVGHIVWPKNYASRRGYTAARHEQAFLLAKGRPPRPLVPFDDVQPWAYTGNMLHPTQKAVGVIRPLIEAFSAPGAVVLDPFLGSGTTGVAAIASGRRFVGMELDPEHFAVAERRITRAAEERKAA
- a CDS encoding type II toxin-antitoxin system RelE/ParE family toxin, coding for MRRVVWSDSGLEEFSSVVDYIARDNPIAAVGVADRLEAAVLALAELPVGRKGRVAGTYEKLVSGLPYIIAYALGDEPPEDGTLTVLRIIHGARDWPEGSWPGG
- a CDS encoding CopG family ribbon-helix-helix protein, coding for MRTQIAADNPLNSTTMTVRLPSELKEGLSRLAARTRRSKSFLAGEAIAAYVARELEIIEGIERGLDDMKAGRVVPHDEAMRRIRAVIEKAR